The Schistosoma mansoni, WGS project CABG00000000 data, chromosome 1 unplaced supercontig 0071, strain Puerto Rico, whole genome shotgun sequence genome includes a window with the following:
- a CDS encoding frizzled, putative translates to MKDIILGKGDEISSSHELLTLMNQIHSFNRLNPSLSNYKSFHKNHSYPNIPPSEILNQLHEHLSSSLMDGQKRSSHRKVNGKLEEDLKTSKTYQKTLGPVICLPCKCRDPFIVWMKPPFNEVITGDISGCLPSCHSPTFSNQSDKTFATFWLGLWAVLCILSTLATVTTFLADPSRFQYPERPIIYLSACYFMIALGYLIRVGMGHEAIACDGPILRISTTGPAQCSVVFLLTYVFGMASSVWWVILTLTWFLAAGLKWGTEAIAKYSQIYHFFAWFLPGTKAIIILILSAIDGDPIGGLCTVGSIHLNYLRLFILIPMCIYLTLGTIFLLAGFVALFKIRNEIKLQTRGHLKTDKLEKLMIRIGIFGVLYTVPATIVIACYCYELYNRDIWNKAHNCPSDDGFTLHINPPIYANVQPEYAIFMLKYFMSLVVGITSGFWIWSSKTVNSWQLCLKRVFSRSYQSNSKRNQGQSNVWMNSNSNPKLSGGLNLSVNNNCTTWQDDYIPNNNNNRLLPQTPSTNLECHHSNGIHMNHTMSIPVGSVIGTSGVSLTGLQMNSGSFTNGPLDGTAISGGSGTSLTGQQQNGRKIDANNLFLMSSVPITHI, encoded by the exons ATGAAAGATATTATTCTTGGTAAAGGTGATGAAATCTCATCTAGTCATGAATTATTAACTTTAATGaatcaaattcattcattcaatcgaTTAAATCCAAGTTTATCAAATTATAAATCATTTCATAAAAACCATAGTTATCCAAATATACCTCCATCAGAGATATTAAATCAGTTGCATGAACATTTGTCAAGCAGTTTGATGGATGGTCAGAAACGATCAAGCCATCGAAAAGTCAATGGAAAACTTGAAGAAGATTTAAAAACTTCCAAAACTTATCAAAAAACTTTAGGTCCAGTTATATGTTTACCATGTAAATGTCGTGATCCATTTATAGTATGGATGAAACCACCATTTAATGAAGTCATCACTGGTGATATATCTGGTTGTTTACCATCTTGTCATAGTCCAACATTTAGTAATCAATCAGATAAAACATTTGCAACATTTTGGCTTGGATTATGGgctgttttatgtattttatcAACTTTAGCTACTGTTACAACATTCCTTGCTGATCCAAGTAGATTTCAATATCCTGAACGTCCAATAATCTATTTATCAGCTTGTTATTTTATGATTGCTCTTGGTTATTTAATAAGAGTTGGTATGGGACATGAAGCGATTGCATGTGATGGACCAATTCTTAGAATAAGTACAACTGGACCTGCACAATGTAGTGTTGTTTTTCTACTGACTTATGTTTTTGGTATGGCTTCATCTGTTTGGTGGGTAATACTTACGTTGACATGGTTTTTAGCAGCAGGATTGAAATGGGGTACTGAAGCTATTGCAAAATATTCTCAG ATCTATCATTTTTTTGCATGGTTCTTGCCTGGCACCAAAGCAattataatattaatattatccGCTATTGATGGTGATCCAATTGGTGGATTATGTACTGTTGGTTCAATCCATTTAAACTATTTACGTTTATTCATTCTTATACCAATGTGTATTTATTTAACATTGGGGACTATCTTCTTATTAGCTGGTTTTGTTGCTTTATTTAAAATACGTAATGAAATTAAATTACAAACACGTGGACATTTAAAAACGGATAAATTAGAAAAATTAATGATACGTATTGGTATATTCGGTGTCTTATATACCGTACCAGCTACCATAGTGATTGCATGTTATTGTTATGAATTATATAATCGTGATATATGGAATAAAGCACACAATTGTCCAT CGGATGATGGTTTTACACTACATATAAATCCTCCAATATATGCTAATGTACAACCGGAATATGCAATATTtatgttaaaatattttatgtcaCTTGTTGTTGGTATTACATCAGGTTTTTGGATATGGTCTAGTAAAACTGTGAATTCATGGCAATTATGTTTAAAACGTGTATTCAGTCGTTCATATCAATCAAATTCTAAACGAAATCAAG GACAATCAAATGTTTGGatgaatagtaatagtaatcCTAAATTATCTGGTGGATTGAATCTAAgtgttaataataattgtacaacatGGCAAGATGATTACattcctaataataataataatcgattaCTTCCTCAAACACCGTCAACAAATCTTGAATGTCATCATTCTAATGGTATTCATATGAATCATACAATGTCTATACCAGTTGGATCAGTGATTGGAACATCTGGTGTTTCATTAACAGGTTTACAAATGAATTCGGGATCATTTACTAATGGTCCATTAGATGGTACTGCTATAAGTGGTGGTAGTGGTACAAGTTTAACTGGACAACAACAAAATGGACGTAAAATTGATgcgaataatttatttcttatGTCTTCAGTACCAATAACACATATCTGA